A part of Nitrospira sp. genomic DNA contains:
- a CDS encoding OsmC family peroxiredoxin has protein sequence MDQKSKVYIYHTAVKWTEQRKGVISCEGKPDVEVATPPEFKGHEGIWSPEDLFVASANICLMTTFLAVAERAGLAFSAYESAAEGRLELVEGKFQFTTITIRPSITLKSGEDAGKAKELIEKAERNCLISNSMKAAVIVEPVIH, from the coding sequence ATGGACCAGAAGAGCAAAGTGTACATCTATCACACTGCGGTGAAGTGGACCGAGCAACGTAAAGGGGTCATCTCCTGTGAAGGGAAACCTGATGTGGAAGTGGCGACTCCGCCGGAGTTCAAGGGGCATGAGGGCATTTGGTCTCCTGAAGATCTCTTTGTGGCCTCCGCGAACATCTGTTTGATGACGACGTTTCTAGCCGTGGCGGAGCGAGCTGGACTCGCCTTCTCTGCCTATGAAAGCGCGGCGGAAGGTCGATTGGAGTTGGTGGAGGGGAAATTTCAATTCACCACCATCACGATCAGGCCTTCCATCACTTTGAAGTCTGGGGAGGATGCGGGTAAAGCCAAGGAGCTGATTGAAAAAGCCGAGCGGAATTGTTTGATTTCCAACTCGATGAAAGCCGCAGTAATCGTGGAGCCGGTCATTCACTAG
- a CDS encoding fatty acyl-AMP ligase: MAKLPPRAIHNLPDFFEHRCRQQPDELAYALIRDNLEIESQLTYGQLEQRVRALASHLAQAVPQGTRILLLYPQGIDVACAFWACACAGLIAVPAPAPDPIRRKHSLQRLRAIIDDADAALVLTTSGIHALSSELSLTRAADPIKWMATDQADSAAESVEFSRPANSSLAYLQYTSGSTATPRGAMVSHGNVLAHCKALKRAGGLSDGSRMLSWLPYFHDYGLLHGILVPFYAGIPSYLMSPVTFLRRPLRWLEAVSRLEITQNQWVPPWQSLVAIQPSGSGIPVFLVPGVGGIHSCSRPQSESPVSCISAAMD, from the coding sequence ATGGCTAAACTTCCACCTCGGGCGATCCACAACCTTCCAGATTTCTTCGAGCATCGATGCCGGCAACAGCCGGATGAGCTGGCCTATGCCCTGATTCGTGACAACCTCGAGATTGAGAGCCAGCTGACCTATGGCCAGCTTGAGCAGAGAGTCCGTGCCCTAGCAAGCCATCTCGCCCAGGCGGTTCCACAAGGAACCAGAATTCTTCTGCTCTACCCACAGGGGATCGACGTCGCCTGCGCCTTTTGGGCCTGTGCTTGTGCCGGGCTCATCGCCGTTCCTGCTCCGGCTCCCGACCCCATCAGACGGAAGCATAGTCTGCAGAGACTGCGCGCCATTATCGACGATGCTGACGCAGCGCTCGTACTCACAACCTCAGGTATTCACGCCCTGTCTTCGGAGCTTTCACTCACAAGAGCTGCAGATCCCATCAAGTGGATGGCAACCGATCAGGCCGACAGTGCTGCCGAGTCAGTCGAGTTCTCACGGCCTGCCAACAGCTCTCTCGCGTATTTGCAATATACCTCAGGATCGACGGCCACCCCTCGTGGCGCCATGGTCAGTCATGGAAACGTGCTCGCGCATTGCAAGGCCTTGAAGCGGGCCGGCGGATTATCCGACGGGAGCCGGATGCTCTCCTGGCTGCCGTATTTTCACGACTATGGATTGCTGCATGGCATCCTCGTCCCGTTTTATGCCGGGATTCCGTCCTATTTGATGTCCCCCGTCACGTTTCTCCGGCGACCCTTGCGTTGGCTGGAGGCGGTGTCTCGATTGGAGATTACACAAAACCAGTGGGTCCCGCCGTGGCAATCCCTCGTCGCCATTCAGCCCAGCGGATCAGGCATCCCCGTGTTTTTGGTTCCGGGAGTGGGTGGGATCCATTCCTGCAGCCGGCCCCAATCGGAGTCTCCGGTGAGCTGTATATCGGCGGCCATGGATTAG
- a CDS encoding YtxH domain-containing protein, translating into MTGGSAMNDQRTDDTGLVATLAFLGGAAAGIMIGLLLAPKSGEETRRDLKGYTKRTEEEVIEKAKEARAALDEVIERGKQFAKERRTDVQAALQAGKEAIQEAQEKYRS; encoded by the coding sequence ATGACTGGAGGATCTGCCATGAATGATCAGAGAACAGACGACACGGGCCTGGTTGCGACCCTTGCGTTTCTTGGAGGAGCCGCAGCGGGGATCATGATAGGTCTGTTGCTTGCGCCCAAGTCGGGCGAGGAGACACGACGCGATCTCAAAGGCTACACCAAAAGGACTGAAGAAGAGGTCATCGAGAAGGCCAAGGAAGCACGAGCTGCCCTTGACGAGGTAATCGAACGAGGCAAGCAGTTCGCGAAAGAGCGACGGACTGATGTTCAAGCGGCGTTGCAAGCCGGGAAAGAGGCGATTCAAGAAGCACAAGAGAAGTACCGTAGCTAG
- a CDS encoding cytochrome c — MQITRRLVVCCAMLAGLFGLGFSNLGVKELAVSAKGGDPVSGREIYVNTCIRCHGIDGKGALGIKLVPPPADLTSLTVQSRLDGTLFRRIHGGKPNTAMGAWKHALSDEEIWDVLAYVRTFGVESGGQP, encoded by the coding sequence ATGCAGATCACACGACGACTGGTAGTCTGTTGCGCAATGTTAGCCGGTCTGTTCGGGCTGGGGTTCAGCAATCTTGGCGTGAAAGAACTTGCTGTCTCGGCCAAGGGCGGTGATCCAGTCAGTGGACGCGAAATCTACGTGAACACCTGCATCCGCTGCCACGGAATCGACGGGAAAGGTGCACTCGGAATTAAACTCGTTCCACCTCCGGCGGATCTGACCTCGCTCACCGTTCAAAGTCGCCTCGACGGGACCTTGTTTCGACGAATTCATGGAGGAAAACCCAATACCGCCATGGGTGCGTGGAAACATGCGCTCTCCGATGAGGAAATTTGGGATGTCCTGGCCTATGTGCGCACATTCGGGGTGGAGTCCGGTGGGCAACCATAA
- the ppk2 gene encoding polyphosphate kinase 2 has translation MNGLETIPTRVPREGDGYQVPRSTLIAQGLGRIGEPGYALTADDLRRVNTRKGFLKLLANKAVDVEEVRKTLLYEQELRQLQVELVRLQRWVQSSGERIAILVEGRDAAGKGGTIRRFTEHLNPRAMRVVALPKPTDAERGQWYFQRYIHQLPNRGEIVFFDRSWYNRAVVEPVMGFCTKKEHQRFLQQVPEFEHMLYEDGVTIIKFWFSISKDEQAKRFEARRQNPLKQWKLSPVDEKAQELWDAYTRCKEEMFSKTHSTFSPWIIVQANDKQAARLESLRYVLNLLPYKGKDEAQIRLTPDPNVIVRFHRKMVELDL, from the coding sequence ATGAATGGGCTGGAGACGATTCCCACGAGGGTGCCGCGGGAGGGGGACGGGTACCAGGTCCCGCGTAGCACCTTGATCGCCCAGGGGCTCGGACGTATTGGTGAGCCGGGCTACGCCTTGACTGCGGATGATCTCCGAAGGGTCAACACAAGGAAAGGGTTTCTGAAGCTCCTCGCAAACAAAGCCGTCGATGTCGAAGAAGTGCGCAAGACCCTGTTGTACGAGCAGGAGTTGAGGCAACTACAAGTTGAACTGGTCAGGCTGCAACGGTGGGTGCAGAGCAGTGGGGAGCGTATCGCCATTTTGGTGGAAGGACGGGATGCGGCCGGGAAGGGTGGCACGATCCGCCGGTTCACCGAGCATCTGAATCCTCGCGCGATGCGCGTCGTGGCGCTGCCGAAGCCGACCGATGCAGAACGGGGCCAATGGTATTTCCAGCGCTATATTCACCAGCTCCCCAACAGGGGTGAAATCGTCTTCTTCGACCGGAGTTGGTACAACCGTGCCGTGGTCGAACCGGTGATGGGATTCTGTACAAAAAAGGAACACCAGCGATTTCTGCAACAGGTACCGGAATTCGAGCACATGCTCTATGAAGACGGTGTGACCATCATCAAGTTCTGGTTCTCCATCTCCAAGGACGAACAAGCCAAGCGATTCGAAGCGAGGCGGCAGAATCCGCTCAAGCAGTGGAAGCTGAGTCCGGTCGATGAGAAGGCGCAGGAGCTGTGGGACGCGTATACCCGCTGCAAAGAGGAAATGTTCAGCAAAACGCACTCGACCTTTAGCCCATGGATCATCGTGCAGGCGAACGACAAGCAGGCTGCGCGACTGGAAAGCTTGCGCTATGTCCTGAACCTGCTCCCCTACAAAGGAAAGGACGAAGCGCAGATCAGGCTGACGCCCGATCCGAACGTGATCGTCCGATTCCACCGAAAAATGGTGGAACTGGATCTGTAA
- a CDS encoding DUF2892 domain-containing protein codes for MTCNVGGIERPIRIGAGLLVIMIGIFAGLSTAVAGTALAVGAILLLTGALGYCPLFTLFGISTCSRASGMKK; via the coding sequence ATGACGTGCAATGTTGGAGGGATTGAGAGACCTATACGAATTGGAGCAGGGCTGCTGGTCATCATGATCGGCATCTTTGCTGGGCTTTCGACGGCAGTAGCGGGAACAGCACTTGCGGTGGGGGCCATACTGCTGCTCACGGGAGCGCTGGGATATTGTCCGCTGTTTACGTTGTTCGGAATTAGCACCTGCTCTCGGGCGTCCGGTATGAAGAAATGA
- a CDS encoding c-type cytochrome produces MKTSLSMFMVAALCCAVPAGAAERHMMQPIVPADKLAEAKALKNPLSNSPEVIAQGKTVYNGKGGCVTCHGIDGDGKGPAAASMNPSPRNFQHHGFWRHRTEGEVFWAIKYGSPGTAMIAFGSVLSDNEIWSLIHYEQTFAGRHGMMGHGEGMGPGMGGGRAGMGHRGQKGKGGMSECEGESCAR; encoded by the coding sequence ATGAAGACGAGTCTGTCGATGTTCATGGTCGCTGCGCTGTGCTGTGCGGTCCCTGCCGGTGCGGCAGAGCGCCACATGATGCAGCCGATCGTACCTGCCGATAAATTGGCTGAAGCGAAGGCGCTCAAGAATCCCTTGTCGAATTCTCCCGAGGTCATTGCGCAGGGCAAGACGGTGTACAACGGCAAAGGCGGCTGCGTCACCTGTCATGGAATAGACGGAGACGGCAAGGGGCCGGCGGCTGCGAGTATGAATCCCTCACCTCGCAACTTCCAGCACCACGGTTTCTGGCGGCATCGCACCGAGGGAGAAGTCTTCTGGGCCATCAAGTATGGATCACCCGGGACCGCCATGATCGCATTCGGGTCGGTCTTATCCGACAACGAAATTTGGTCCCTCATTCACTATGAGCAAACCTTCGCGGGGAGGCATGGGATGATGGGGCACGGAGAAGGGATGGGGCCGGGTATGGGTGGTGGGAGAGCCGGGATGGGGCATCGCGGGCAAAAGGGAAAAGGTGGAATGAGTGAGTGTGAAGGTGAGTCCTGTGCACGGTAA
- a CDS encoding c-type cytochrome encodes MLNVRIRMVVGSAALMLVGLMSSPQLSFGSDHTRAKELIQQTCVQCHRLEGQPDSRFKLHAPDLMWAGSKYQRSWLIRWLTGKEAPLYAKGYMWDLTTVPSKHPMVTESEANALADYFAEHNKDPRVTIGAFDLSKVTKFDVKFGAAAFKAHACLGCHTIEENGKLIGGPQSAALQKSGQRYDKDWLFRFGLNPQDFTPHSGEFLADATEPQLRAVIGYLMVQGVPDFQYYEPWTSREFEMASVDRGKVVYREYCSQCHGPTGKGDGPAASGLEPKPAIHANIPFEKLPIEYLYNVINHGGPAVGKSPNMPYWNLTIGQQGVADVIAYLKVTFKGVPDLATAPGDGQGSACVQPRKTAKAPGDSLSKANPVPASAGSIQAGKELFLKTAQPVACVMCHGEQGDGKGVMGAALMPPPRNFTCGAMMKDLPDGQLFWIIKNGSPGTGMMPFGTLPDEQVWQLIHYIRSLAK; translated from the coding sequence ATGTTGAATGTGAGAATTCGGATGGTCGTTGGAAGCGCTGCGCTCATGTTGGTGGGACTCATGTCGTCCCCGCAATTGTCATTTGGGAGCGATCACACGCGCGCGAAGGAGCTGATCCAACAGACCTGTGTGCAATGTCACCGGCTGGAAGGTCAGCCGGATTCGCGCTTCAAGCTTCACGCGCCTGACTTGATGTGGGCCGGCAGCAAGTACCAACGGTCGTGGCTCATCCGTTGGTTGACCGGTAAGGAAGCTCCGCTCTATGCGAAGGGATATATGTGGGACCTGACCACCGTTCCGTCCAAGCACCCGATGGTCACGGAGTCGGAGGCGAACGCACTCGCGGATTACTTTGCCGAACACAACAAAGATCCGCGCGTCACCATCGGCGCGTTCGATCTCTCGAAAGTCACCAAATTCGACGTGAAGTTTGGTGCGGCGGCTTTTAAAGCCCACGCCTGTCTTGGCTGCCACACGATCGAGGAGAACGGCAAGTTGATCGGAGGGCCACAGAGCGCGGCATTGCAGAAGTCTGGTCAACGGTACGACAAGGACTGGCTGTTTCGGTTCGGATTGAACCCGCAAGACTTCACGCCACACAGCGGCGAGTTTTTAGCAGATGCCACGGAGCCGCAACTGCGTGCCGTGATCGGCTATCTCATGGTTCAAGGAGTCCCGGACTTTCAGTACTACGAGCCATGGACAAGCCGTGAATTCGAGATGGCCAGCGTGGATCGAGGGAAGGTGGTTTATAGAGAGTATTGTTCGCAGTGTCACGGTCCAACGGGCAAAGGCGACGGACCAGCAGCTTCCGGTCTGGAACCAAAACCGGCGATACATGCCAACATTCCATTCGAAAAGCTCCCGATCGAATACCTCTACAACGTCATCAATCATGGCGGACCGGCAGTAGGCAAATCGCCGAACATGCCCTATTGGAATTTGACGATCGGTCAACAGGGCGTGGCGGATGTGATTGCCTATTTGAAAGTGACATTCAAGGGTGTGCCGGATCTCGCCACTGCACCAGGAGATGGTCAGGGCAGTGCGTGCGTGCAACCGAGAAAGACAGCCAAGGCGCCGGGCGATTCCCTGAGCAAAGCGAATCCAGTTCCAGCTTCTGCCGGTTCAATCCAGGCGGGCAAAGAGCTCTTCCTGAAAACGGCCCAGCCGGTCGCCTGTGTCATGTGCCATGGTGAGCAAGGTGATGGCAAAGGGGTGATGGGCGCAGCCCTGATGCCGCCACCACGAAATTTTACCTGTGGCGCGATGATGAAAGACTTACCCGATGGGCAACTGTTCTGGATCATCAAGAATGGTTCTCCAGGAACAGGCATGATGCCGTTTGGCACATTGCCGGATGAGCAGGTGTGGCAACTCATCCATTACATCAGAAGTCTAGCTAAGTAG
- a CDS encoding sulfur reduction protein DsrE, with product MATFIISGSRGTDDPTMATLPFMAAKTAKEQGHDVVLWLWNEAVTLGRKGVADHITGVNLTPLKELLAAIQAAGVPVWVCGACAVARQVSATDLVAGASIKGMPDYIKAVAERDRNVMF from the coding sequence ATGGCAACGTTCATTATTTCAGGTAGTCGAGGAACGGACGACCCCACAATGGCAACATTGCCGTTCATGGCGGCGAAGACGGCGAAAGAGCAGGGGCATGATGTCGTGCTCTGGCTGTGGAACGAAGCCGTCACCTTGGGTCGGAAAGGTGTCGCTGATCATATCACCGGTGTAAACCTGACTCCGTTGAAAGAACTGCTTGCCGCCATCCAGGCGGCAGGTGTGCCGGTCTGGGTTTGTGGTGCCTGTGCCGTGGCTAGACAGGTTAGTGCGACTGATCTCGTGGCCGGCGCATCCATCAAGGGGATGCCGGACTATATCAAAGCTGTGGCCGAGCGCGATCGAAACGTGATGTTCTGA
- a CDS encoding cyclic peptide export ABC transporter — translation MPFGRFFRFIVQRSSSMAWLMLCVGVLSGLLSAGVLALINYVVHHPSDHSLLVLLGFVGLVASKILANLGSQVLLVRFSQDTILDLSLSLCAKILRAPLLRSEQRGANHILVTLTDDVSWVTWAIQCFPSFLMNGALVLGCGIFLAWLSWSVFLAVLGVAVVSVVVHQWLHTSVRDIIAASRDARAELFQRFRSLTDGLKELLMHRARRQEFVDEEVRGAAELYRKTNLEATRIQALLGAWNAVSLYSLIGFIIFLFPSFGLISSEALTGYIVAMIYMMGPISSIISTAPTLERGQVALENIERLGISLDVCPEDVQTRHLIGLEPESSPIVQWTDVVFSYGQDTDAETPFTLGPISLELCPGELVFIIGGNGSGKSTLVKVLSGLYQPLRGDVKLAGTMITDANREWYREHFSVIFSDFYLFKKLLGHSDSQVHSLTPQYLRLLHLDHKVTVRDRTFSTLDLSQGQRKRLALITAYLEDRSIYVFDEWAADQDPQYKEVFYKTLLPDLRARGKTVIVITHDDRYFHLGNQVIKLDDGKIVEHVKDSDARMTT, via the coding sequence ATGCCCTTTGGACGATTTTTCCGCTTTATCGTGCAACGGTCGAGCTCCATGGCCTGGCTCATGCTCTGTGTCGGCGTCCTGTCTGGGCTATTGAGCGCCGGAGTCTTAGCCCTCATCAATTATGTGGTTCATCATCCCTCTGACCATTCCCTTCTTGTACTGCTAGGGTTTGTCGGCCTTGTCGCCAGCAAGATTCTGGCAAACCTTGGATCCCAGGTTCTGCTCGTCCGCTTTTCACAAGACACAATCCTGGACCTCTCGTTGTCTCTCTGCGCAAAGATCCTGCGGGCTCCGCTACTTCGTTCCGAGCAACGAGGGGCCAACCATATTCTAGTCACCTTAACGGATGACGTGAGTTGGGTTACCTGGGCAATCCAATGTTTCCCTAGTTTTCTCATGAATGGCGCACTTGTGTTGGGCTGCGGAATCTTCCTTGCTTGGTTGTCATGGAGCGTATTTCTAGCAGTGCTCGGAGTTGCTGTCGTGAGCGTCGTAGTACATCAGTGGTTACACACCAGTGTCCGCGACATCATTGCCGCATCCCGTGATGCCAGAGCTGAGTTGTTTCAGCGATTTCGCTCACTCACCGACGGGCTAAAGGAGCTGTTGATGCATCGGGCGCGGCGACAGGAGTTTGTCGATGAGGAAGTGCGAGGAGCGGCAGAACTCTATAGAAAGACGAATCTGGAAGCAACGCGGATACAAGCGCTGCTTGGAGCCTGGAATGCGGTCTCCCTCTACTCCCTCATCGGTTTCATCATTTTCCTATTTCCATCTTTTGGGCTTATCTCTTCAGAGGCACTGACTGGATACATTGTCGCCATGATCTATATGATGGGCCCCATTTCGAGCATCATCAGTACGGCACCAACTCTCGAACGAGGTCAAGTGGCATTGGAAAATATTGAACGATTGGGCATATCGCTGGATGTCTGTCCAGAGGACGTCCAGACGAGACACCTGATAGGTCTCGAGCCTGAGAGCTCTCCCATCGTGCAATGGACCGATGTCGTGTTTTCTTACGGGCAAGATACTGATGCCGAAACGCCCTTCACGCTGGGTCCCATCAGCCTCGAGTTATGTCCAGGCGAATTGGTGTTCATCATCGGAGGGAATGGAAGCGGGAAATCCACACTCGTAAAAGTTCTTTCGGGGTTGTATCAGCCGCTACGAGGAGACGTGAAACTGGCTGGTACGATGATCACTGATGCCAATCGAGAGTGGTACCGCGAACACTTCTCAGTCATATTTTCAGACTTTTACCTCTTCAAGAAACTCCTTGGTCATTCGGATTCTCAGGTCCATAGCCTCACGCCTCAATACTTGCGATTGCTGCATTTGGATCACAAAGTCACTGTACGCGATCGCACCTTCTCAACCCTTGATCTCTCTCAAGGACAACGCAAACGGTTGGCGCTTATTACGGCCTACCTGGAGGATCGCTCGATCTACGTGTTTGATGAATGGGCGGCGGATCAAGATCCGCAGTACAAGGAGGTGTTTTACAAGACATTGCTTCCAGACCTACGCGCGCGAGGGAAAACGGTCATCGTGATTACTCACGATGACCGGTATTTCCATCTCGGCAACCAGGTCATTAAATTGGATGACGGGAAGATTGTGGAGCATGTGAAGGACAGCGACGCAAGGATGACAACATGA
- a CDS encoding 4'-phosphopantetheinyl transferase superfamily protein, with protein MWNCKMLISFQSLERLADTRRRNHIYLSSNTVHLWGIELDGSQRCLEQCTSWLNESERHQAARLVRDDIRQRYVLAHGGLRVVLSRYLGITPDVVALERSATGKPFLMRELRDRSAITFNLSHAYGRALIAVSQVQEVGVDLECVRPEVEVAKLSKRYFTHSEHMAIMEAPEEQRAARFFRYWVAKEALLKAQGIGLRGLPDCEILLETDGANTEIQARLGAQFTDTFRVRLLPCEKGWEAAVAAQSLDSVIQFDLEQE; from the coding sequence ATGTGGAACTGCAAGATGCTGATCTCGTTCCAATCACTTGAGCGCCTAGCCGATACACGTCGGCGAAATCATATCTATCTTTCATCGAACACCGTTCATCTGTGGGGGATCGAGCTCGACGGATCGCAGCGCTGTCTGGAGCAATGCACCAGCTGGTTGAATGAAAGCGAGCGGCACCAAGCGGCGCGCCTTGTTCGGGACGATATCCGGCAGCGTTACGTGCTGGCTCACGGAGGCTTGAGAGTAGTGCTGAGTAGGTACCTTGGAATCACTCCGGATGTGGTCGCGCTGGAGCGCAGTGCAACAGGCAAGCCCTTTCTGATGAGGGAACTACGAGATCGGTCAGCGATCACGTTCAATTTGTCTCATGCCTATGGCCGTGCGCTCATCGCAGTCTCACAGGTGCAGGAAGTTGGAGTGGATCTTGAATGTGTTCGTCCAGAAGTCGAGGTTGCAAAATTATCCAAGCGCTATTTTACTCATTCCGAACACATGGCGATCATGGAGGCTCCTGAGGAACAACGCGCCGCGAGATTCTTCCGCTACTGGGTTGCGAAAGAGGCACTGCTCAAGGCGCAAGGTATCGGTCTCCGGGGACTGCCCGACTGCGAAATACTTCTTGAGACCGACGGAGCCAACACAGAAATTCAAGCCCGATTGGGTGCACAGTTCACGGATACGTTCCGAGTTCGCCTTCTCCCTTGTGAAAAAGGATGGGAAGCAGCGGTGGCTGCCCAGAGCTTAGACTCGGTTATACAGTTCGATCTGGAGCAGGAGTAA
- a CDS encoding cytochrome c encodes MEAVRPVVDKEGMTGGITGVEDPAEVSNTSIEHRESLSVLERRGAHMSLRIVVSLIVVALTASWALAQSHYGNTKNGERIFQQHCAGCHGTTGDGLGPEIKELIVPPANFRAPKSRTKTDMELYLAVKQGVLFSPMHGWADRLSNQDMWDVLSYIRTLAPFNPLG; translated from the coding sequence ATGGAGGCGGTCAGGCCGGTGGTGGACAAGGAGGGCATGACGGGGGGGATCACGGGAGTGGAGGATCCAGCGGAAGTCAGCAACACCAGCATTGAGCATCGAGAGTCGTTGTCCGTCCTTGAAAGAAGGGGAGCGCACATGTCCTTACGTATTGTGGTTAGCCTCATCGTGGTGGCGTTGACTGCTTCGTGGGCTCTGGCTCAGAGCCATTATGGAAACACGAAGAACGGAGAGAGAATCTTTCAACAACACTGTGCCGGATGCCACGGTACCACCGGTGATGGGCTTGGGCCTGAGATCAAGGAATTAATCGTGCCACCGGCGAATTTTCGGGCGCCGAAATCACGCACGAAGACCGATATGGAACTGTATCTTGCGGTCAAGCAGGGAGTGCTCTTCAGTCCAATGCACGGCTGGGCGGATCGGCTCTCTAATCAGGATATGTGGGACGTCCTGAGCTACATTCGCACATTGGCTCCGTTCAACCCACTCGGCTAG
- a CDS encoding c-type cytochrome yields the protein MLVGTISCVPPPRVTESEEGVVRRIVGSPVDALFVPPSPETIPGDLRGEQIRLGYKMIVDTQEYGKRYVGNALNCTNCHLDAGLNPNSASFVGIATLYPQYRERAGRQMTLADRINECFERSMNGKPLPPDSVKLTAIVAYVTWLSQNMPPGVEVPWRGIPRLISTHQPDPLNGKKVYEKKCVFCHGSDGQGTMTAPPVWGPRSYNIGAGMARISVAAAFIKANMPRGWGWTVTDDEAIDAAVYINTQPRPDFPDKIHDWPKGGKPADAPY from the coding sequence ATGTTAGTGGGGACGATCAGTTGTGTCCCACCTCCACGAGTGACGGAGAGTGAGGAGGGGGTTGTTCGTCGGATCGTGGGGTCGCCAGTCGATGCGCTGTTTGTCCCGCCATCGCCCGAAACGATTCCAGGTGATCTGAGAGGCGAGCAGATTCGCCTGGGCTACAAGATGATCGTCGACACGCAGGAATATGGGAAACGGTATGTTGGAAACGCGCTCAACTGCACCAATTGTCATTTAGATGCGGGACTCAACCCGAATTCTGCATCCTTCGTCGGTATCGCCACTCTTTACCCACAGTATCGTGAACGAGCCGGCCGACAGATGACGCTAGCCGATCGAATCAACGAGTGTTTCGAACGTAGTATGAATGGAAAACCTCTGCCGCCCGACAGCGTAAAGCTCACGGCCATTGTCGCGTACGTCACATGGTTATCACAGAATATGCCGCCCGGCGTTGAGGTCCCATGGCGAGGAATCCCACGCCTCATCTCGACCCATCAGCCTGACCCTCTCAACGGCAAAAAGGTCTATGAGAAAAAGTGTGTCTTCTGCCACGGTTCCGATGGGCAAGGCACCATGACGGCACCGCCTGTGTGGGGGCCTCGTTCGTACAACATTGGTGCAGGCATGGCACGAATCAGCGTAGCCGCTGCATTTATCAAGGCCAACATGCCGCGAGGCTGGGGCTGGACAGTGACCGATGACGAAGCCATCGATGCTGCAGTCTATATCAACACACAGCCTCGACCGGACTTTCCCGACAAGATTCACGATTGGCCGAAGGGCGGCAAGCCGGCGGATGCACCCTATTGA
- a CDS encoding OsmC family protein has translation MKLTATFHGGTRYDVVSGKHRIITDQAVEDGGQDAGMGPVELFVGSVASCVAYFVGQFCGRHGISREGLMVDAEWTMAEVPHRVGRIDIGIHLPHRINAEQKERLLKVAHGCTVHQSLAVPAGVAIELNPHPRGEKSS, from the coding sequence ATGAAACTCACGGCGACCTTTCACGGCGGGACACGCTACGACGTTGTGAGTGGCAAGCATCGAATTATTACCGACCAGGCGGTGGAGGATGGAGGGCAGGATGCCGGAATGGGTCCGGTCGAACTCTTTGTCGGGTCCGTCGCGAGTTGTGTGGCGTACTTCGTCGGGCAATTCTGTGGGCGGCACGGCATTTCCCGAGAGGGCTTGATGGTCGATGCGGAATGGACGATGGCCGAAGTTCCACACCGTGTTGGTCGCATCGACATCGGGATTCATCTACCCCATCGCATCAACGCAGAACAAAAAGAACGCCTCTTGAAGGTCGCGCATGGCTGCACTGTGCATCAATCCCTCGCGGTGCCTGCCGGCGTGGCGATCGAACTCAATCCTCATCCTCGTGGTGAGAAATCCTCGTGA
- a CDS encoding periplasmic heavy metal sensor yields the protein MAASESRSALSESNCSKKGSHQPEKSGQYFMKELNLGGIVMTKLKKQWLCRIGGAALIIALAAFPSYADEGHGKMGHGGHDQEDQDDHSGHYLKHLLKHAKEIGLTPEQVSKVKAIQLDFKRSEAKLEADFKIAKLDLQALMEDEKADLNAIQAKVEQLKKAEGACLFAAIKSKRTATALLTPDQREKDRTVHEQMKSAGGEQHGGGMGGGSSHGGGQAGGGQGGHDGGDHGSGGSSGSQQHQH from the coding sequence ATGGCAGCATCAGAATCGCGATCAGCCCTCTCTGAATCTAATTGTTCAAAGAAGGGCTCTCACCAACCAGAGAAGAGTGGTCAATATTTCATGAAAGAATTAAACCTTGGAGGTATTGTCATGACCAAGTTGAAAAAGCAGTGGTTGTGTAGGATTGGGGGAGCCGCGTTGATCATCGCGCTAGCTGCGTTCCCGAGTTATGCCGATGAAGGCCATGGGAAGATGGGGCATGGTGGCCACGATCAGGAAGACCAGGATGATCATAGCGGGCACTACCTGAAGCATCTTCTGAAACATGCGAAAGAGATCGGGCTGACGCCAGAACAAGTCAGCAAGGTCAAGGCCATACAGCTGGATTTCAAACGTTCAGAAGCTAAGTTGGAGGCCGATTTCAAAATTGCAAAACTCGACCTGCAGGCGCTTATGGAAGATGAGAAGGCCGATCTCAATGCAATTCAGGCCAAAGTCGAGCAATTGAAAAAAGCGGAAGGGGCCTGTCTGTTCGCGGCCATCAAAAGTAAGCGCACCGCTACGGCTCTGTTGACTCCTGACCAACGGGAAAAAGACCGTACCGTTCATGAACAAATGAAGAGCGCGGGTGGCGAGCAACACGGAGGCGGCATGGGAGGTGGAAGCAGTCATGGAGGCGGTCAGGCCGGTGGTGGACAAGGAGGGCATGACGGGGGGGATCACGGGAGTGGAGGATCCAGCGGAAGTCAGCAACACCAGCATTGA